A stretch of the Camarhynchus parvulus unplaced genomic scaffold, STF_HiC, whole genome shotgun sequence genome encodes the following:
- the LOC115916468 gene encoding olfactory receptor 14A16-like, producing MSNSSSIRHFLLLALADTRQLQLLHFCLLLGISLAALLGNGLIISAVACGHHLHTPMFFFLLNLALSDLGSICTTVPKAMHNSLWDTRNISYTGCAAQLFFFLFFISAEFSLLTIMCYDRYVSICKPLHYGTLLGSRACAHMAAAAWASAFLNALLHTANTFSLPLCHGNALGQFFCEIPQILKLSCSKSYLRELGLIAVSACLAFGCFVFIVFSYVQIFRAVLRIPSEQGRHKAFSTCLPHLAVVSLFVSTGIFAYLKPPSMSSPSLDLALSVLYSVVPPALNPLIYSLRNQELKAAVWRLMTGCFQKH from the coding sequence atgtccaacagcagctccatcaggcacttcctcctgctggcattggcagacacgcggcagctgcagctcctgcacttctgcctcttgctgggcatctccctggctgccctcctgggcaacggcctcatcatcagcgccgtagcctgcggccaccacctgcacacgcccatgttcttcttcctgctcaacctggccctcagcgacctgggctccatctgcaccactgtccccaaagccatgcacaattccctctgggacaccaggaacatctcctacacaggatgtgctgctcagctctttttttttctcttcttcatctCAGCAGAGTTTTCCCTCCTGACCATCATGTGCTACGACCGCTAcgtgtccatctgcaaacccctgcactacgggaccctcctgggcagcagagcttgtgcccacatggcagcagctgcctgggccagtgcctttctcaatgctctgctgcacacagccaatacattttccctgcccctgtgccatggcaatgccctgggccagttcttctgtgaaatcccacagatcctcaagctctcctgctccaaatCCTACCTCAGGGAACTTGGGCTTATTGCTGTTAGTGCCTGTTTAGCATTTGgctgttttgtgttcattgttttctcctatgtgcagatcttcagggctgtgctgaggatcccctctgagcagggacggcacaaagccttttccacctgcctccctcacctggctgttGTCTCCCTGTTTGTCAGCACTGGCATATTTGCTTACCTGAAgcccccctccatgtcctccccatccctggatctggccctgtcagttctgtactcggtggtgcctccagccctgaaccccctcatctacagcctgaggaaccaggagctcaaggctgcagtgtggagactgatgactggatgctttcagaaacattaa